Genomic window (Candidatus Methylomirabilota bacterium):
CGCGTGGACGTGCTGACGCCACGTGTCGGCCCGCGTGACCTCGCCTCGCGCCTCGGCCAGCCGGGCGAACTCCCAGAGGGTGGTGTGGAGGAACCACCCGAGCCAGACGCTCTCCCCGCGTCCTTCGTGGCCCACCCGGTTCATGCCGTCGTTCCAGTCTCCGGTGCCCATCAGCGGGAGGCCGTGCGATCCGACGGAGAGGCTCCGGTCGAGCCCGCGCGCGCAGTGCTCGAAGAGCGTGCCGGTCTGGGCCGAGAGCGTGGGCTCGAAGTAGGCATCGTCCTGTCCGTCCGGGATCGCGGGGCCCTCGAGAAAGGGGACGATCTCGTCGAGGAGCGTGGAGTCCCCGGTGACCTCGAGGTAGTGGGTGACCGCGTAGGGGAGCCAGACCGGGTCGTCCGAGATCCGGGTCCGCACGCCTCGCCCGGATGGCGGATGCCACCAGTGCTGGACGTCGCCCTCGACGAACTGGCGGCCGGCGGCCCGGAGGAGATGCTCGCGTGCGACCTCTCGCTTCGCCACCACGAGCGCCATCACGTCCTGGACCTGGTCGCGAAAGCCGTAGGCGCCTCCGGCCTGGTAGAAGGCCGAGCGGGCCCACAGCCGGCAGCCCAGCGTCTGATACAGGAGCCAGCGGTTGAGCATGAGATCCATCGAGCGGTCCGGCGTCTTGACCTGGATGGCTCCGAGGATGTCGTCCCAGTGGGTCCGCACCGTCTCCAGCGCGAGGTCGAGGTCCTCGGCGCGATATCGCACCAGGAGGGCACGGGCCTCGTCCGCCGAGGCCGCTTGACCGAGAAAGAACACGAGGTCCTCCCGGCCCCCCGCGGGCACGTCGACCACGGTTTGCAGCGCCGCGCACGGGTCGAGGCCCACGCCGACCCGTCCGGATAGCCGGCCTCCCCCTTCCAGCAGGGCGGGATGGTCCAGGGTCCCGTGGCGACCGAGGACCTCGGCTCGATCCCCGGTCCATCCGGTCTGGCGACCTCCGAGATCGGCGAACGCGACGCGATCCGCGAACTCCTGGCTCCACGGATTGCGGGCGAAGATCGCGCCGGTCTCGGAGTCCACTTCGGTGACGATGAACGGCGCGGTGGCGGCGCGGGACGCCCCGAGGACCCACTCCACGTACGCGGTCACCGATAGGCGGCGCGGCCGGGTGGAGCGATTCTCGAGCGTCAGCCGGGAGATCTTGATCGGGCCGTCCCGCGGCACGAACTGCACGAGGCGCGTCGCGACCTCGTGGGACGTGTGCTCGAAGCACGTGTAGCCCTGACCGTGCCGCGCGACGTAGGTCGAGGCCTCTTCGCGGATGGGGAGCAGCGTCGGGCCCCAGAGCTCTCCGGTCTCCTCGTCCCGGATGTAGATCGCTTCACCCGGCTGGTCGCCGACTGGATCGTTGGACCACGGGGTCAGCTGGTTCTCCCGGCTGTTGACCGACCAGGTGTATCCGGCGCCCGACTCGGAGACCTGAAACCCGAACGCGGGGTTGGCCATGACGTTGATCCATGGGGCGGGGGTCCATTGCCCCTCCCCGAGGACGGTCGCGTACTCGCGCCCGTCCTCGACGAAGGCTCCCAGGCCGTTGAAGAACTCGGAGGCCCCGCGCGAGGACCGGGCGTCCAGCGGCGCGGCCGGCCGGACCGGACGCCGCCGGGGCGCGGCGGGGACCGGAGGTGGCTCAGCGCGCGCGATCTGCTCCGCGAGCGTGCCGTGCCGGCTCAAGAGGATCACCCGGGCCGCCACCTGCAGCGCGGCGTGATCCGACGGCGAGAGCAGATCCTTCCGGAGGATGAAGACGTTGCCGTGGGGGCCGTCCTCCCGCGCGTCTCGTCGCGCCGACTGGCTCGTTCGCAGCAGGGCCTCGAGCGAGGACTGGAGCTCCTGGGTATAGGAGTGCGCCCTCTCGTTCACGATGACGAGGTCGACGGCCAGCCCCTTCACGCGCCAGTACTCGTGCGCGCGGAGCAGCTGCCGGACGATCCCGCGGTCCTCGGGCTCGTCGATCCGGACCAGGACGATCGGAATCTCGCCGGAGATCTGCTGGGCCCACAGGGCCGATGGCCCGGAGGTCGGCCGGCCGAGCGCGTCCGGCGCGGGCCGCAGGGCGGGGTCGGAGTAGATGACTCGGCTGGCCAGGTTCTGGAAGAGATGCGCCTCCTCCGGCTCGATCCCGAGGTGGTGGCACTGGACCTGCGCCTGCGTCCAGGCCAGCGTGACGGTGCGGTCGAAGGTTGCCGGGTCGCGATACTTGTCGGCGAGGGCGACGGCAGCCTCGCGTGACCGGGCGACCAGCGTGGAGAAGATCAGCCGGGCGGCCTTGCCAGGGTCGAGCTGGATGCGGCGCCTCAGGCTGAAGATCGGATCGAGGACCGAGCCCGCGGTGTTCGACAGGGGCCGCCCGTCGATCACCGACATCGGCGTGCGGATGGTCCGCCCCCGGCCCAGGAAGCGCCCCCGGTCGGTCTCGTACTGCGGGCCGCCGCCGGTCTGGCCCTCGACGACGACCGTGTGGGCGGCCCAGATGGACGGCTCCCCGGCCGAGCGGACCCGGCGGGTGGCCAGCAGGCCTCCGAGGTCGGGGAGCGCTTCGGTTTGTACGAAGAGGTTGGAGAATGCCGGGTGCGCGGTGTCAGCGGCCGGGGAGGCCAGCACCAGCTCGGCGTAGGAGGTCAGCTCGAGCTCGCGCACGTGCGGCCCGAGGTTCGTGATCGATACGCGGCGGATCTCGGCGTCATCCTCGGGAGACACCAGCACCTCGAGCGCGGTGGTGATCGCGCCGTCGCGGCGATGGAACTCCGCCCGGTCTTCGGAGAAGGTGACCCGGTACGCATCGGGCTCGACGCCGGTGGGCTGATATCCGGCCGACCAGACCGCGCCGCTCTGCACGTCCCGCACGAAGATGTAGGCCCCCCAGTGATCGCGGGTGGCGTCTTCCCGCCAGCGCGTGATGCCGAGGCCGGCGCATCGGCTGTAACCGGAGCCCGCGGCCGTGAGCATCACCGCGTAGCGCCCGTTCGAGAGCAGGTGCGTTCGAGGCGTGGGGCCATGAGGGGTCGTGAACTGCCGGAAGGCGGGCTCGACGAAGTCGCGGAGGTGGGCCGGCGCGTGGACCTCCTCGACCCGGGGACGCGCGACCGCCACGTCCCGAGGCGCCCGCTCCTGGAGGAGCAGATCGGTGGCCTGCACGATCGGCTCGGCGTGGAACCGCGCGCGCATCGCGCCGTCGTGGAGCGCGTTCGCGAGGGCCACGAGAGTCATGCCCTGGTGGTGCGCCATGTACGCCCGGACGATGGCCACTCGGCTCCCCTCGGGGACGCGCGATCGCGTGTAGTCGAGAGCCTCGTAGAAACCGTACGGCCCGCGGGCGCCCACCGCCACGAGCGCCGAGAGGTTCCGGGTGACGGCGACCGGATCGACCATCGCGGCGAGGGCGGTCGCGTAGGGCGCGACGACCAGATCTTCCCCGAGCCCCCGCTCCAGGCCCAGGCCCGGGACCCCGAAGTTCGAGTACTGGTAGGTGAGATCCAGATCGCGCACGTTGTACGCCGACTCGGAGATGCCCCACGGGACGCCGTGCTCCGCGCCGTAGCTCATCTGACGGCGGACCACGAGGTGATAGGTCTCGTCGAGCAGGCTGCCCGCGGGAGAGTCCATCACGAGCGCGGGCATCAGGTACTCGAACATCGAGCCGGACCAGGACAGCAGCGCCGACCCGATACCCACCGGAGTCATCGGGCGGCTCAGGTGAAACCAGTGCGAGACCGGGACGTCGCCCTTGGCGATGGCCACGAAGCTGGCGAGGCGCGCCTCGGAGGCAAGCAGGTCGTACGCGCCCGAGTCGAGGCTGCCGTCGGTGACTCGGTACCCGATGGAGAAGATCTTGCGGCTGGGGTCGAAGAGGAAGCCGAACTGCATGTCGTCGGCGAGCTGTCGCGTGGCTTCACCGACAGCCAGGAGGCGACGGACGAGCGCGGCGGCGGACGCCGAGGAGCGCTCGAGGCTGTCGATGGCCTGGTCGAGGTGACGGATGGTCTCCTCGACCACGGGGCCCTCCCCGAGAAAGGTCTCGCGGAGGACCGTGAGCTTGGCGATCACGGCCTGGCAGCGGTCGGGCAGATCGGCGGGGGCGGGCGACGAAGCGCGGAGGGACTGGAGTGCGGCCAGCAGATCGGCCAGCAGATCGCGATGACCGCTCGCCAGGTGCGTCTCGAGGAGCGGTGTCCAGGGCAGGATGGTCTGGAGATCGCGCTCGTGGCCGGCGATGGTCGCGCGCGCGGCCTGGGCCCAGACCAGGACGTCGGAGCTGTCTGGCTCGCCGCGCTCGGCGGTCAGCGCGCGCGACATGTCGACGAGGGTGTCGGCGTGCCGGGCCAGGTCGGCGAGACGAGCGGCCCAGTCTGCCGCGGTCGTCGGCGGCTCCTGGAGCGCGGCGGTGAGGACCGCGCAGGTCTCGGTGAGCTGACGGGGCGTGACGGTCTGCGTGCGCCGGTCGGCGGGGAGCCCGCTCGCGGCGTCCGCGGCGAGGAGCACCGTGTCCCGCAGTCCGTCGAGCCGGCCGCGATCCAGCAGGGGCGCGTGGATGGCGTCGCGACAGGCGTTGGCGATGGCGAGCAGGTGAGCCGCGAGGTTACCGCTATCGACGGTGGACACGTACCGGGGCTCCAGCGGACGAAGCCCGCCGGTATCGTACCAGTTGTAGAAGTGGCCGCGGAACCGCTCGAGGCGGCGCATGGTGGCGAGCGTCGCTTCGAGGCGATCGAGGGTGTCGAGGATGCCGAGCCAGCCGAAATCGTGCGCGGCGACGACCGAGAGCAGGTACAGCCCGATGTTCGTGGGCGAGGTGCGATGGGCAACGGTCGGTCTCGGATCCTCCTGGAAGTTGTCGGGCGGAAGGAAGGCGTCGTCCGGCCCGACGAACGTCTCGAAGAAGCGCCAGGTGCGGCGTGCCGTCGAGCGGAGGATCTGGCGGTCCGAGGCCGTGAGGGTCTGCGCCGGCGACGGGCGCGGGGGGCGACTCACCCACCGGGCGGCCAGCGGGGAGAGCGCCCACGCGATGGCGAACGGGGCGGCGAGCGGGGCGCTCTCCGGGCGCAGGACCACGACGAGAGCCCCGGTCGCCGCCGCGAGGATCAGCGCGCCGCGCATGCGCCGGTAGACGGAGGTGACGGCACGGGACATGTCCGCCTTGGCCTGGGCCGCGGTCGTCCACTCGAGGAGCCGCCG
Coding sequences:
- a CDS encoding glucoamylase family protein: MLLRDIHASSSPFAPGAQDPIRADLWSPERLEEHAERIARRPVLARGKNGRRSPRVQDSGRVLLQCYRDIAAVIRDEGATTPAAEWFVDNFHIVEAVARQVREDLPLGFYRQLPKLADEPLEGYPRVLGLAWAFVAHTDSRVEPDTLQRFVRAFQRVQPLTIGELWAVPIALRIVLLENLRRLAERIVTGRAARQAADALANDLLGLAGRPAQPLAFQGLPAADLSTAFTVELVQRLREQDPQSTPALRWLDEQIAKRGGSPDELVQAEHQSQAGMNVTVRNVITSLRMMSTLDWADFFESVSLVDDTLRAATRFGDMDFATRDQYRHAIEDLARGSRRSELEVTRLAMAVARRAAPGARAQDPGYHLLAEGRPLFEKEIGYHIPTRRWLVRAFLTSATPRYLATLAVVTGALLALPVLAAHASGMSWGAVALLTLLAVIPASDLAIALVNRAVMALIGPQALSRLELHGGVPPGLRTLVVVPTLLTSEDEIAEHVNRLEIHFLANPDGNLHFALLSDWIDGPAETMPGDDRLLAAAADGIARLNARNGPAPAAGARFLLLHRRRLWNPGEGKWMGWERKRGKLDELNHLLAGATDTTFIGTRGRPPQVPSGIRYVITLDADTRLPRGAATRLVGTMAHPLNRPVLDVQSGRVVDGYAILQPRITPTIPTEGGRSLFHRIFAGPAGIDPYASATSDVYQDLLGEGSYTGKGIYDVAAFATALEGRVPENALLSHDLFEGIFARAGLVTDIELFEEFPSDYEVAARRQYRWARGDWQLLPWIFKGDVIGGRRGRWLPLIGAWKIIDNLRRTLSAPTAWLTLVSAWTLPGSPALVWTTFILATLALPALLPALADIVPRRRGISKRTYIRSAGQSFALSGSQIVLAIAFLAHQAWLMSDAIARTLVRLYLTHRRLLEWTTAAQAKADMSRAVTSVYRRMRGALILAAATGALVVVLRPESAPLAAPFAIAWALSPLAARWVSRPPRPSPAQTLTASDRQILRSTARRTWRFFETFVGPDDAFLPPDNFQEDPRPTVAHRTSPTNIGLYLLSVVAAHDFGWLGILDTLDRLEATLATMRRLERFRGHFYNWYDTGGLRPLEPRYVSTVDSGNLAAHLLAIANACRDAIHAPLLDRGRLDGLRDTVLLAADAASGLPADRRTQTVTPRQLTETCAVLTAALQEPPTTAADWAARLADLARHADTLVDMSRALTAERGEPDSSDVLVWAQAARATIAGHERDLQTILPWTPLLETHLASGHRDLLADLLAALQSLRASSPAPADLPDRCQAVIAKLTVLRETFLGEGPVVEETIRHLDQAIDSLERSSASAAALVRRLLAVGEATRQLADDMQFGFLFDPSRKIFSIGYRVTDGSLDSGAYDLLASEARLASFVAIAKGDVPVSHWFHLSRPMTPVGIGSALLSWSGSMFEYLMPALVMDSPAGSLLDETYHLVVRRQMSYGAEHGVPWGISESAYNVRDLDLTYQYSNFGVPGLGLERGLGEDLVVAPYATALAAMVDPVAVTRNLSALVAVGARGPYGFYEALDYTRSRVPEGSRVAIVRAYMAHHQGMTLVALANALHDGAMRARFHAEPIVQATDLLLQERAPRDVAVARPRVEEVHAPAHLRDFVEPAFRQFTTPHGPTPRTHLLSNGRYAVMLTAAGSGYSRCAGLGITRWREDATRDHWGAYIFVRDVQSGAVWSAGYQPTGVEPDAYRVTFSEDRAEFHRRDGAITTALEVLVSPEDDAEIRRVSITNLGPHVRELELTSYAELVLASPAADTAHPAFSNLFVQTEALPDLGGLLATRRVRSAGEPSIWAAHTVVVEGQTGGGPQYETDRGRFLGRGRTIRTPMSVIDGRPLSNTAGSVLDPIFSLRRRIQLDPGKAARLIFSTLVARSREAAVALADKYRDPATFDRTVTLAWTQAQVQCHHLGIEPEEAHLFQNLASRVIYSDPALRPAPDALGRPTSGPSALWAQQISGEIPIVLVRIDEPEDRGIVRQLLRAHEYWRVKGLAVDLVIVNERAHSYTQELQSSLEALLRTSQSARRDAREDGPHGNVFILRKDLLSPSDHAALQVAARVILLSRHGTLAEQIARAEPPPVPAAPRRRPVRPAAPLDARSSRGASEFFNGLGAFVEDGREYATVLGEGQWTPAPWINVMANPAFGFQVSESGAGYTWSVNSRENQLTPWSNDPVGDQPGEAIYIRDEETGELWGPTLLPIREEASTYVARHGQGYTCFEHTSHEVATRLVQFVPRDGPIKISRLTLENRSTRPRRLSVTAYVEWVLGASRAATAPFIVTEVDSETGAIFARNPWSQEFADRVAFADLGGRQTGWTGDRAEVLGRHGTLDHPALLEGGGRLSGRVGVGLDPCAALQTVVDVPAGGREDLVFFLGQAASADEARALLVRYRAEDLDLALETVRTHWDDILGAIQVKTPDRSMDLMLNRWLLYQTLGCRLWARSAFYQAGGAYGFRDQVQDVMALVVAKREVAREHLLRAAGRQFVEGDVQHWWHPPSGRGVRTRISDDPVWLPYAVTHYLEVTGDSTLLDEIVPFLEGPAIPDGQDDAYFEPTLSAQTGTLFEHCARGLDRSLSVGSHGLPLMGTGDWNDGMNRVGHEGRGESVWLGWFLHTTLWEFARLAEARGEVTRADTWRQHVHALKASLEAHAWDGDWYRRAYFDDGSPLGSVVNPECRIDSIAQSWGVISGAAEPGRAARAMAAVEEYLVRRDQELVLLFTPPFDHAQLDPGYIKGYPPGIRENGGQYTHAAIWTVMAFAALGNGDKANELFSILNPINRASTRAGVHRYKVEPYVAAADVYAEYPHVGRGGWTWYTGSAGWMYRAGLEWLLGFRLRGAVLYLDPCIPRGWRRFDITFRYHASRYEIAVENPSGVTRGIASIEFDGISRDVADGRVPLTSDGATHRVRVVLG